One Ostrea edulis chromosome 2, xbOstEdul1.1, whole genome shotgun sequence genomic region harbors:
- the LOC125678719 gene encoding cytochrome c oxidase assembly factor 5-like codes for MSVPDEKTEEKKSIFFWRNWGRKCDRVRKELYECVIVTDCCQKERKTPKECLKERHPDVEHCQTLVYSLYRCKHGTFDRRQQFRGMSKDY; via the exons ATGTCAGTTCCTGATGAAAAAACAGAAGAAAAGAAATCCAtctttttctggagaaactggGGAAGAAAATGTGACAGAGTGAGAAAAGAGCTATATGAATGTGTAATAGTTACTGATTGCTGTCAAAAG GAACGGAAGACACCAAAAGAATGCCTGAAAGAACGACATCCAGACGTAGAACACTGTCAGACGTTAGTGTACTCCTTATACCGCTGTAAACACGGCACG TTCGATCGGCGACAGCAATTTAGAGGGATGTCAAAAGACTACTAG